One genomic segment of Erythrolamprus reginae isolate rEryReg1 chromosome 2, rEryReg1.hap1, whole genome shotgun sequence includes these proteins:
- the ESM1 gene encoding endothelial cell-specific molecule 1 gives MSSFLVITLLLVPMNVRATWSAKYAVDCPESCDSSDCKNPQHCKRTVLDDCGCCRVCAAALGETCYRTVAGMDGVKCGPGLKCQFFSEEDDFGDEFGICKECPYGTYGLDCLRTCSCPSGICDRITGKCVKFSFFQLDASKPPHQRKLLPPAENDMGSGDGNSVEEDFVKEKDIHSPIMKWLNPR, from the exons ATGAGCAGTTTTCTGGTGATCACTCTACTTCTGGTACCCATGAATGTCAGAGCTACCTGGAGCGCCAAATATGCAGTAGATTGCCCGGAGTCTTGCGACAGCAGTGATTGTAAAAACCCACAGCATTGCAAACGGACTGTGTTGGATGACTGCGGCTGTTGTAGGGTGTGTGCTGCAGCTCTGGGAGAAACCTGCTACCGGACTGTTGCAGGAATGGATGGCGTTAAATGTGGGCCTGGACTGAAGTGCCAGTTTTTTTCTGAAGAAGACGATTTTGGAGATGAGTTTGGTATCTGCAAAG AGTGTCCTTATGGTACTTATGGGTTGGATTGTCTAAGAACCTGCAGTTGTCCATCTGGCATATGTGACAGAATAACTGGGAAGTGTGTAAAGTTTTCATTTTTCCAACTGGATGCCTCAAAACCTCCCCACCAACGGAAATTACTGCCACCTGCAG AGAATGACATGGGATCTGGCGATGGTAATTCGGTAGAAGAGGATTTTGTGAAGGAAAAAGACATTCACTCTCCAATCATGAAATGGCTAAATCCTCGCTGA